A genome region from Populus alba chromosome 3, ASM523922v2, whole genome shotgun sequence includes the following:
- the LOC118049110 gene encoding stellacyanin: MGKLVLVFSLVVLGLAVTCKAATYIVGDNSGWDISTDMGTWAQDKTFAVGDLLMFQYSSSHSVDEVKKEDFDSCNTTNVLRTFTTGNTTVSLTNPGTRYFVCGNKLHCLGGLKLQVNVASNQAYSPTSAPQAHPGGTNSQPSSKSNNPASVILPTSAGSVYGGRDSIVMVFLGFMATMLWAVQV, encoded by the exons ATGGGTAAGCTGGTTTTGGTCTTTTCTCTTGTTGTTCTCGGCCTAGCAGTAACATGCAAGGCAGCAACCTACATCGTAGGTGATAATTCAGGCTGGGACATAAGCACTGACATGGGTACGTGGGCCCAGGACAAGACATTTGCTGTTGGGGACCTTCTAA tgtTTCAATACTCTTCATCCCACAGTGTTGATGAGGTAAAGAAAGAAGATTTCGACAGCTGCAACACGACCAATGTTCTTAGAACATTCACTACTGGGAACACAACTGTGTCATTGACAAACCCTGGAACGAGGTACTTCGTTTGTGGCAACAAGTTACATTGTCTAGGAGGATTGAAGCTTCAGGTAAATGTAGCAAGCAATCAAGCATATTCACCGACCAGCGCGCCACAAGCACATCCAGGGGGTACTAATTCACAACCTTCTTCTAAGAGCAACAACCCTGCCTCTGTTATTCTTCCAACTTCAGCAGGGTCTGTCTATGGCGGAAGGGATTCTATTGTAAtggtttttcttggttttatggCTACTATGTTATGGGCAGTGCAAGTTTGA
- the LOC118049109 gene encoding putative disease resistance protein At1g50180 gives MAEAAVSFVIQRLADSLDKLEFHTDVRREVERLQDELRRMRCFLRDADAKQDVDERVCNWVSDIRNVAYDAEDLIDTFTLKISPLKKKHFIRRYTSLVKEWKQRSQIAEGLAALRSRLQDISASRDTYGIQNIGEGTTTASETMRKLRRSSPRSEERDIIGLENDTAKLVEQLIQMGDRWSAVSIVGMGGIGKTTLGIKIYNHGAIRARFPSRAWIYVSQEFSARDILQRVIRQIASPRERLEALTDEELEDLVYENLRRKRYLVVLDDIWSTKAWDCLKKAFPVDRSNGSRLLLTTRNKNAALHVDPQTTPYDLEFLSKQNSWELFCKKAFIDGSGTTCSPLLEEIGKEIVERCAGLPLAIIVIGGLLSRKRRPSEWERILNNLDAHFARDPNGVSAILALSYNDLPFYLKSCFLYLGHFPEDYSIHAHKLFRLWIAEGLIPQQGERMEDVAEDYLNELIQRNMVQAERMSVNGRVKQCRLHDLLRDLSTSKAKAQNFLQIPGDENSTSLARCRRHPIYSDYHLSSLGFFSPHLRSLLFFRVVTRVRYRYFTGRNVYGFCELSNASFDYISRNFRLLRILELEGISCGRIPSTIGDLIHLSYLGLKETNIQVLPSTLGSLCNLQTLDIARNLHLRIVPNVIWNMRNLRHLYMCGQSGGFLRIDNLKHLQTLSGIDVSRWKQNNSAHLTSLRKLKMRGNLSSDTIAIFDSISALLQLRSLYLRAEGAEFPTLSQLGSLHSLVKLHLKGGITRLPSLQEFPPNLSQLTLEYTHLEQESIEVLEKLPKLSIFRLKAKSYSKEELGISANGFPQLEFLEFNSLESLTELKIEASALPRLEIFQIVNCKELRMLPEEMKLVTSLHELVVQDMPRFFVRRLQGVDLQKVQHIPSIRCM, from the coding sequence ATGGCCGAAGCAGCGGTTTCCTTTGTTATACAAAGGCTGGCTGATTCGCTTGACAAACTTGAATTTCATACCGATGTGCGTAGAGAAGTAGAGCGGTTACAAGATGAACTCAGGAGGATGCGTTGCTTCTTAAGAGATGCTGATGCAAAGCAAGATGTGGACGAGAGAGTGTGTAATTGGGTGTCTGATATCAGAAATGTTGCTTATGATGCTGAAGATCTCATTGACACGTTTACCCTGAAGATTAGTCCTCTGAAGAAGAAGCATTTTATCAGAAGATACACTTCCCTTGTTAAGGAGTGGAAACAAAGATCCCAGATTGCCGAGGGTCTTGCTGCCCTCCGTTCCAGACTCCAAGATATCTCTGCCAGCCGTGATACTTACGGTATCCAAAACATTGGAGAGGGGACCACTACTGCAAGTGAGACAATGAGGAAGCTGAGAAGATCATCTCCTCGCAGCGAGGAAAGGGATATTATTGGCTTGGAGAATGATACGGCTAAACTGGTGGAGCAACTTATTCAAATGGGGGATCGTTGGAGTGCTGTTTCTATAGTTGGAATGGGTGGTATTGGTAAAACCACTCTTGGCATAAAGATATATAATCACGGTGCCATCAGGGCTCGCTTTCCTTCCCGTGCTTGGATTTATGTATCGCAGGAGTTTAGTGCAAGAGATATTCTGCAGCGAGTCATAAGACAAATTGCATCGCCGAGAGAAAGGCTTGAAGCTTTGACAGATGAAGAGTTGGAGGACTTGGTGTACGAAAATCTACGGAGGAAACGCTATCTGGTGGTTTTGGATGATATCTGGAGCACCAAGGCCTGGGATTGCCTTAAAAAGGCCTTTCCCGTGGATAGAAGTAACGGTAGCAGATTGTTGCTCACAACTAGGAACAAGAATGCTGCTCTGCATGTGGATCCTCAAACTACTCCCTATGATTTGGAATTCCTAAGTAAACAGAACAGTTGGGAGTTGTTCTGCAAGAAAGCATTTATTGATGGCAGTGGCACAACTTGCTCACCCTTATTAGAGGAAATTGGGAAAGAGATTGTGGAGAGATGTGCTGGTTTACCACTGGCCATTATTGTAATTGGAGGTTTGCTATCAAGAAAAAGGAGGCCTAGCGAATGGGAAAGAATCCTTAACAACTTGGATGCACATTTTGCTCGAGACCCAAATGGCGTTTCCGCGATACTTGCTTTGAGCTACAATGACTTGCCATTTTACTTGAAATCTTGCTTCCTTTATTTAGGCCATTTCCCAGAAGATTATTCTATTCATGCCCATAAATTATTTCGGCTATGGATTGCAGAGGGTTTGATTCCACAGCAAGGAGAAAGAATGGAGGATGTTGCAGAAGATTACTTGAACGAGCTGATACAGCGAAACATGGTTCAAGCAGAAAGAATGAGTGTCAACGGGAGGGTCAAGCAATGTCGTTTGCATGATCTGCTACGAGACCTCTCCACCTCGAAGGCGAAGGCACAGAATTTTCTTCAGATTCCGGGTGATGAAAACTCCACATCTTTGGCTAGATGTCGTCGCCATCCAATATATTCTGATTATCATTTGTCTAGCTTGGGATTTTTCAGTCCACACCTCCGTTCCCTCCTCTTCTTTAGAGTTGTCACTAGAGTTCGTTATCGATATTTCACTGGTAGAAATGTCTACGGTTTTTGTGAATTATCAAATGCCAGTTTTGACTACATTAGCAGGAATTTCAGACTGTTGAGAATCCTAGAGTTGGAGGGTATATCATGTGGCAGAATTCCAAGCACAATTGGTGATCTGATACATTTGAGTTACTTGGGATTGAAGGAGACTAACATACAAGTGCTTCCATCAACATTAGGCTCTCTGTGTAACCTGCAAACTCTTGATATTGCAAGAAATCTTCACCTTAGGATAGTTCCTAATGTCATTTGGAACATGAGAAATTTGCGACACCTTTACATGTGTGGGCAATCTGGCGGGTTCCTGAGAATCGACAACCTTAAGCATTTGCAGACTCTGTCAGGGATTGATGTCAGCAGATGGAAACAGAACAACTCTGCACATCTAACCAGTCTTCGAAAATTGAAGATGAGAGGAAACTTGAGCTCAGACACAATTGCAATATTTGATTCCATTTCAGCACTTTTGCAACTTCGATCCCTCTACCTGCGTGCTGAAGGTGCTGAGTTTCCTACACTGAGTCAACTTGGCTCTCTTCACTCCCTTGTCAAGTTGCATTTGAAAGGTGGGATAACACGGTTGCCCAGTCTGCAAGAGTTTCCACCGAATCTCTCCCAGTTAACATTAGAATACACCCATCTTGAGCAAGAATCCATAGAGGTTCTAGAGAAGCTTCCAAAGTTATCGATTTTTAGATTAAAAGCAAAGTCTTACAGTAAAGAAGAACTGGGAATCTCTGCCAATGGGTTTCCTCAGTTAGAGTTCCTAGAGTTCAACAGCTTGGAATCCCTGACAGAATTGAAAATAGAAGCAAGTGCATTGCCAAGGcttgaaatatttcaaattgtCAATTGCAAGGAGCTAAGAATGCTCCCTGAAGAGATGAAACTCGTGACTAGTCTCCATGAATTGGTTGTTCAAGATATGCCAAGATTCTTTGTACGTAGACTTCAAGGCGTAGATCTTCAGAAAGTCCAGCATATTCCTTCGATTAGATGTATGTGA